Proteins from a single region of Chlorocebus sabaeus isolate Y175 chromosome 7, mChlSab1.0.hap1, whole genome shotgun sequence:
- the LOC119622015 gene encoding uncharacterized protein — protein sequence MKVGRPITSLLQSSRSKQMGNCIPIQGFPAADFLSRAHTPGLWVVLGGCEPCTLTPNTEAKGLDSSSSSYSSTVGNPAGQLSSGTRVHCCSHQALTGVFPPKGSSCDFHFPSPRCQGYCLSSSLPWHPCLSRSSHSILSLFQ from the exons ATGAAAGTGGGAAGACCTATTACAAGTTTGTTGCAGTCATCCAG GTCAAAGCAGATGGGAAACTGCATTCCAATCCAGGGATTTCCCG CTGCTGATTTTCTCTCGAGGGCTCACACCCCTGGACTCTGGGTGGTCCTGGGAGGATGTGAACCCTGTACCCTGACTCCCAACACTGAGGCCAAGGGTCTggactcctcctcttcctcctactccAGCACAGTGGGGAACCCGGCAGGACAGCTGTCCTCTGGGACTCGAGTTCACTGCTGCAGCCACCAAGCACTGACAGGAGTGTTTCCACCAAAGGGCAGCTCCTGCGACTTCCACTTCCCCTCTCCAAGGTGCCAGGGTTACTGTCTGTCGTCCAGCCTTCCATGGCATCCCTGTCTCTCCAGATCATCTCATTCAATTCTCTCATTGTTCCAGTGA